The genomic DNA GCTGCACTATAAGTCGAGATCTCCTTAACCTTTGCCCGGTCAAGTCAACCAGttgatgaccacggtgccaagTCACTGttgaaagctgaataccagcttctcaacgacgtgatcggtcgaggcatcctgggaagggatgtgaccaacacgtATTGCACCGCTTCCTTCAACATCATGGCCGCTATAACCACTAGCACAtcggtcaactggtcaagggtgttgttcgacgtcctaatctggatgattggcgttcgaacagtCGGTCTCGTACCTCAACTAAGTTGTCTACTTCTagagcttggagttccaaccTGTCTgggcgaagggttgaaccaagCCCATGTACTCACCAAGGAAGTCaccgactcattttatgagcggtttgaaaaggcttggaagaggaggaaccgccacatcAACTCCAACGGTCACACCACCTCCAACGGATATTAAGTGcctccttcctacaaccggtcattttgctgtacgcaccggttgtatctttgttcaactcTCTTATGATTATTTCGGCTTAGTCTATGTTATCTTTCGGAATCAATCAGTTACTTTTCTTATAACatccgtcattaatgaaaagtaacgtTCAATTAATGAAGTAACTCCCAAccacatgagtaattactatctAACTAAATTGGTTACTGTTGAACTAAAtccctacctcgagctccgcaatcggtcaaaagtaacctcttcccaatacgctttggaaacataaatattctcttcattaataagacaaaactgattttcaacattaaatgttgttgtttttccctccaaaaccggatctatataaagagccaccccctaatcaacttaacacatctcaaaacaaaaatctcttgaactctctctcttagcaaagtttgaatcatgccgaaccgaactctaggaaacttcttgagcatcaaTTTCGATTTATGTATGGAACACTGGGATCTAGAAACCAAGGAGGTCATGTTTGAATCCCTCgttgacaccggtcttcgttcttttctcgaagaatccagTCCCATACTCCTCgaggatgtcaagaccttcttTAGAAGTGCTTGCATAAGAGGAAACTATATTGTTTCCACAGTAAGAGATCACACTTTCTGGCtagatgaagccgaatttgctcaaatgttcaacctgcccacagaagggtttttcgacttcccaacccgggtgggaagtgCAGCAACCGATTACTCAGAATTCTTCTCCGGAACCGATGTACCGGTGGAGAACTACGGGCTGAAAACTCGCCTTGcccatcacatccaactcctctaTGAGATCATTAACCGATCTATCATCTATCAATCCTTTAATAAACGCTACTCGAAAAGAatatttgacatgatgacctacattgttagcaatacgcctatcaattggtcatcggtcatcttccaTAATCTGAAAaccatggtgctgaccaagaaaggtctcggttatgctcctcacattagtcggctcattctcaagtaccgtccagaatttggaccgggcacaccggcatctcctTCGAACATTCTGGATATGGATGGGGTGGAAGAAAAGCTTTCTAGGGTAATTATTACTTAAAGTTGTATCTTTCTATCTTGTGTTTGTCTATTTTTACACCGATCTACTTTTCGGTTTCTATCCTGTACTGTtccttcaataaaaaaaatctatttcagTTTAATAACCGGGTCAAAAGTTGCAAAATTTGAACATCCATCCAACTAACCGGTCAATATCAATAAATCACTTTgtcttcattaaaaaaatctggtTAAAGTCATAAACCGCATCTTCGCGGTTAATACATCACATCTCTTCATAAACGTCTTTGAAAAGGGACCGCTTCATTGAAACTGAAATCAAAAGTCCACTCGaaatttttggagggaaatttcccgcccaaaaactCCCGCTCAAATATCCCGCCTTTGGTTTCCCGCTTTGTTTGCCGCCTTTTTGTTTGccgcccacggtttgccgccCTTGGTTTGCCGCCCAATtcacttggagggaaaattcccgcctaaaggcgatgggacggtttgcgacggttgggtttccaaaccgcaactataaaaagggtccttagccatttttcatttcatttttacGCGAAAcgtctttctctctctagctttctcaaactctctccaTACAGCTCTCTTGCTCTCTCAATTCAATCATCACCAATGGGTCGTGATTCCGCATTGTTCAAACATATCGTCCAGGTAGACATTGAAGAAATCAGAGAAAACGGTTTGGCTCCGGCAAAGCGAGTTTTATCCCGGATTTCCGAGTCCGGCCTCGAATACTTCCTAGGTGGTCCGTTTGTTCTATACAAAGAAGCGATTGAAGAATTCTTTAAAACCGCATCTCTCTCCGACAGAACAATAACCGCAACCGTCGGCGGTCAGCAGTTCGACCtaaccgaagagtcggttgcTAAAATCATATACCTACCAACAGATGGACGCAACATTTCGACGGATCTAGATCGAGAAACcttcgaggcggcttgccaggttCTCTCGGCAACCTCGGTTCCTATAGAAGTCTCCGGAAAGAAATCATCACTACGACCGGAATACATACCActatgtgacatcttcaccaagtcGGTCCAAGCGAGAGGGggaaatttcgacaacctcaccaagACAAAAATCGAGATTCTTGCCGGTTTACTAAACGACATAAATATTAACTAGGCGAAGGAGATTTTCAACAACCTAAAGGAAATGGTGATaccggattccacccggtcatggggatacgccatcccactcggGAAAATCATGCTCCaccacaacatcaacaccggtccttgtgttcttctttcgtCAAGCAAAATAATAAGATCCCGCCAATTCTTGGAAAAGAAGAGGACGACCtccggttctacaggtggccgaaggaAGAAGTCTGCCGCTAAGAAACCGGCTCCGGTAAAGGGCAGATCCGGAAGCAAGAAGGACAAACTACCGATCGAATCTGATCCGCGATCCGAAATGCCCAATGAGGAAGATTCGGCCTCCATGTCTAACCGAACCGCCTCACAGAAAATCGATGAAAATCTGTCCGGTAAAGAAAAAGGACCGGTGGAAGAGGAACAATCGGCCAGTCTTGAACATGCAGATACCGGTGCAGAGGGCCTAGAGGAAGACGTTCACGATGACAACATCCAGGAGGTGGCCGAGAATATCGTGCGcagaatcatggaggaaatCGATCTGCAAGCTCACGAGGCATCCGAAGTATACTATGAGTGGTTCCGGTACCGGTGCGACAAATTCTACAAACATAAGCTACCGGGCCTAACCACTGGACAAAGATTTGAAAGGTTGATGGAGATAGAGGAAGACGtcatcaacctaacaaaagCCAAGGATCCCAACGAAGCCTtggaccgacacgcaatagtggaaccgcgtgctcggctacaaaagctagccgaacatattaaaaaacttaCAGAAAGGTATATTCCAGGAACACCGAAGTCTCAACtacaactcttggtgttggagTTACTTGCGGTCAAGAAAGGAGAGTTCATCGACGAAGTggcgcggcttgaagcggtgccCGAACAGCAAGATACAACGCACTCTCCAACTTTTGAACCCGGTGACGGTCAGAATCCAGGCGATAAGTCTTCTCCAGCGGATCAAACGATCGACATAACCGACgataggaccgagcctcctctCACCAACAATCTTGAATCTGATCAAGTACGGGATTCAGAACCGGCCATTACGGAAGAGAAGGTCATAACTATCATCAACGAATTTACCAACACCGTGGTTCGACCGTGgaagaagaaaatcaagaaattcGCGGTCCAAGCGCTCAAGATAGCCGAGACAAGAAGGAGTGATCTTGGAAAGGCGGACGAGCGGATCACATCGGTCGAAACCAACTATGGTGAAGCCAATGTTCGGTACGGCGCTCATCTTAAGCGAACAATTGCCTTGGAGGACATAACTCCGAAGTTGGCGGATGACCTCAAGTCGGTCAGCCAAAGGGTAGTGGAGTTGGAATGGTCTCAAGAAAAGACCGAGCAACGGCttacaaaggtcgatgaggactTGGGGCGGTCAGGCACCCAAGCCGGTTCAACACTCGACAGGGTCATTAGCCTTGAAGAGAAGAATGCAATCCTTGAGGAACGGAACGACAAActtgaagccgacctcaagACGGTCACCGAATAGGTGAATGAACTGATGAATGCCAAGCTTGCTGCGGATAAAGCAATCGAGGAGGCAAACGCTCAGGCGGCTAAGAAactccaggatgcgctggatgagCAGAACCGAACATAGAAGGGGGCGGCACGGTCTGATGCGAACTTCAACGAACGCTTACGGATATTAACGGCCAAAGATCCGAAACTCGCAAAAACCGTGGCGGCCAAACAAGTCGAAGAGGCCAACCGGTTAAAGGCTCAACAGGAAACATACTACAACTACGAAAAGAttcacaagaagtccaaggcGGCTACATCCTCTTCGGCTCCAGAAACACGAAAAAGGAAAGTTCTTTCAAGAAAGGGTCAAGTCACCGAGATGCTTGGCAGAATCACCGAGACAGTTGTTGACCCTCCACTGAACCCGGCTTTGCAAACCGAGGATGACTTCGAAGAGGATCTCGAGCCGTAACCCACAAGACAGCGAGTTTTCGATGCAGTTCCAGTGAGAACGGTCGGTCAACCGTTCCCTCCTCACCCGGACACCTCGGGAGCTGAAGGTCCCTCTTCAAGGCCGGCTCAACCGGCTAAGGGACAACCAACAGATGAACTGATGGAAGACTTCCTGCCATCCATATTGAACAAATAGGGGCTCTTTTTTCCACCTTTACTTATGTTTACTTGgttttctttttcatatatAGTATTTTGTCCTTCTGCGGTTatctttacttatatatatatataaagttctTTTTGGAAACCGTCCTACTTTTGCAATCTTAaatgattttgatgattttaaataaaataatcaaaaaggccGCTAACTTACTTACTTATACCGCTATAACTGATTCAACAGCATTGTAACCGACTTACTGAGTTACAAAACCAAtccagcaacttccaaacctgtcttattcaaaaccggttcttcctatcttgtgtgtgtgctgcttcaacctgaaacaaaccacttccgctcttgaaccaggttcaagggtttgtgacagtttgtgtagtattgaaaccccgatatTAATCTTtcaccggattaatcaccacatttgagtgagacgcgctaaccggccgaACCTCGGTCCTCCAGCCgtgacctagatcctaacaatttgtatagctttgatttttgaccctcccacttttgggattttaataaaatggttataACCATTttccctaaaaaaaatattctagaTTGAGTTTTCGCCATGAACTCTACATTCTCGAGGGACATTTTGAGATGCTCAATTGTTGACAACTCATCTTTTCTCTCGATCTTTCACAAAATCTTTGATCTTGCCCATGTTTTAAGGCTTGAGCAATTTCTTTCCATGTTGCTTTTCGACCTATACTTGATCTTTCACCTGCATAAGTTGTGTATTGAGTTCTCTAGTTTTAGAGTCTATTAGTTGTTGGGTTATGGGAGAGTCCAATTGATGATGAACGAGGACTACCAAATAAATGGTGAGCTatttcatccactcttggatgaccaaataaaaatactttgttTCCTTGAGATAAGAAAGGTAGTAACATTTTGGCCTCATATAATGTAACTAGTTAGTTCACTGGATTTTTACAATATCTAGTTTGATGACTTGAATGTTCTTTTCGTTCTATATTTTCGACGTGAAAAGTTTTTTACTTCCTATGCATGTCCTCATCATGATTAGATAGTTACAAATTATTGATGTGAATcgtaatatgtaataaaaagattaagtgtgtttatgaataaattgaaaaaaatctatttatagagttaaatatttaagaattgtACGTACCATGAAAAATTTTTAAATGTGccatctaattttatatattttattaaattcattcattcattcttttacaataattattttggaataaaaattattttatttcttatttttattatacatttcacacaaatattttaaattaataataatgaaattatctaaaaaaattattttcatgaaAGATACCATTCAGGTGATTCGAGTATCTATTCcgtttacttttaattattgattaagttcaaaaattgataaataaatattaaaataatcgtAATCGTTCCGTTTCTTTGATCTATTATGTGAAgcaataataatgtaatagttCACTTTGTTCAATTTATTATCTTATACCACAATTAGTATATGACAACAAAATATGGTTAAGAtaaatagttttcttataatattagtttataaatttactCTAGAGAATTACTTGATATTTTCGTAATTtgtagaaatattatatttttgtaaagttatataattaatgtaataacctaattattattttttagacatttatactaatattaatattattataatctaaataattaactatcaattatttgttaaaatataatttatttatagtaaatgattaattaaattaatatttaattttattattagttaattatttcataatatttatattattatataataaatactatgtaatcattttacccaaataatatagtatacataaattttattttttctctaaataatCATAGATCTAACAAGCCCAATTGGAGAGACAAGAATATGAGCCAGCGCCAATGGCAACCTATAATcctaaaatcaatttttctcGGTCTCCTTTTGGGGATATGAAACCACTCTTCAAATAGTTGGggacttatttgaaaattttatgtgGGGTTTCACATTCATATTCTCACATAAAAGCCATCAAATTTGAAGAAGGTACATATTGTGGCTCATCTAGTGATACAACATATCATCTACTCTCCTTTTGCGTCTTCTAACCctatgtttattttattgtttcGACTCTCTCGATCTCAATTTCAATCATTATCCTCACAATTTCTCTATGTTGGGATCGGTGTCAACAACAACCAGTGGGATTTGAGTATTGTTGAACGACTATCGATTTCTAATTCGGTTTTTAACCCTGTTGGAGGTTAAGACATGTTTTTATTCTCGTGACAAATCTTCACGAGCTCTTAAATCAAATTCAAGTGTGGAATAACTCACTGGATTTGAAGCGTATTGAAGCATAATGAATAAGACATTAAGAAATGGACAAAgagttgtttatagatgttAGGAGAtaaaaactcttacgtcaccccttcttctgttacCAAAAGAATACAATAGAAGACTTTAACTTTTATAGCCTCTACACAACCTTGATCAGAAACCCATGACTTAACAATGGCTGTTCTGAACTTCTAAATCTCACTCTATTAAACAGacaccctctgttcaacttataatgtTGAACATTCTTAACAAATATTACAACAATTTCACTCTCAGCTTATCTTAATGGAAAGTACATAGTATACGAATTACCATTGGGATAATGAGAGAGTAATCTTGAATAAAAGCGTTAATATATCCATCACCTTCTTGATTAAGatccacatatatatatgagtcaCAGCCTCTTTGCATTCAATGATGGCGTATTGTAGAGCTCCGCGTTCTGATGTAGCGTAGCTCTACTTCAGTGTTGTAGACGCACTTGAGTATCGGAGCCCTACTTGAATAGCGTGTGACTATTGAGCTTTTTAGAAGGTTTGTATAAATGATACACGTTAATTAATGTAACGGTCGAATCTGAATATTAACATGTGGAATTATTCTGTTGATTATTTTGTGTGCTAATGTGACAGACTGTCGCTTGTCGGGTGATGAGTAGGGAAGATGAGCGGGTGTTGCTTTAGTCTTCTTTTAAAGCCTAGACGtctatgttagataaaatagataGTTAAGGAGCaggtaattaaatatttgaagaacCTAACCAAATCCACCGTTTGTGCAGGAGATGCAGAATTCGGTCATatcctcaaaacaactttatcACTCTAGTCCGGTCGACCGATATTACAAAGGCGGCGCAAACCAGATATCTTATCAAAGTATCTATTCGACTATCTTTACAACGAAACAAGTAGAGGATCGACTTGGCAGTGAAAATCGACTTTACCGCTCAGTTATATGATCAGTAAACCTATCATTTATACCTCAGAGAGAAATCATCTTCTATTCTTCCTCAGTATGTCCGGTCCACCGATATTGAAAAGTCGGCGCAACTAGTGATCTTTCCGGTAAAATAATTGGTGCAATCCTAAGCTTCTatacaatatataaaatgacCGGCAGCTGGACCGATCAAATCAAAGATGTGGAATGAATCCTATACTAAGAGATTTAAATTGAGAACGActggaagtttccattttggTGTAATTCAGAATACTTTGGGAATATGCAGAAGGAAGCTTTCAAATATACAAACAGCAGTCCAACAAGGAGTAGGTATTTGTCAAACTACTTTAGATGATTAAATCAATAGAAGACAAACCTGCCGACTGATATGTTTCTTGAGAAGtatcaaccgcatttaatgtcATGATGTACCTTCTTGACCGACCAATCAGAATCAAGGATTACCATGTAAGTATCTATTGAATGAGAATtatgactgttgtcatatttcattatttaagaGAATCTTGAAGAACAGCAGCAACATACCTAGAAGATATACCCAAGAAGATATACAAGACACTGAGACAACATATTTTAGAATTGAATCAAAGCCTAAACTGTTCTTGTTTAGATATTGTCCAAAGTGCTAAGGATATTACAATTCCATTCATTTTGTGTAAGAAgtgagagttgtaagtcaataacgagtagtaaataagcctTGGTTATTTGACGTATTGTAATGTGTGTtaaatattcttagtgaatatccttctcaatgtttgagaagaaggggtgacgtagaagctttaactccgaacatccataaattttGTATTGTATTTCTTCTCCATTTCATACCCTTCTATTGCTGTCCAatccgtgtgtgttgcttcaaatagaaacaaacatttttgtacttgaacttggttcaagagtTTTTGACgatttgtgtagtattgagaccgatattaacttctaaccaaGTTAGTATCAACTGGCGTGTTGTGTAAGGGTTCGACCGAAAAAGACACCAAGTCTCTTTCGGCTATCCTGATCATAATAGtttgctagcgcttcttcataCTAGAATGTCTGTTGAAGCCTTCACGTctactagcgcttcttcagaccagagcgtCTGTTGAACGAGGACACAAACtaagagtttataaattatatcaaagaAAATGATtgttaatcattaattattaattattaatagatataaatattaattaatataatattgatttataaaattaaataatatatacataattaaaaagatttaatgattaaattaaggttttaaaataatattatttatttatgaggtatataatataattaaatagtttaattatggtGTTaagatttaaaagaatatatattatttatatatgaaataatataatatataatcaaaggttaactaaaaaatgatttacaatattttttatattatcttcttaaatatttataaagatattGAGACCAAATGAGGGAGAATAAAATATGTGTGGTTGAATAATTACtttataaaatgtaattaatgAGGGAAAGAAAACTATCATCTTTATAATCAAGCCATCTCTATTGCTTCTTGGTAGCCCTTTCTTCCTAGTATTCAAAGGAAAGGGAATCTAACCAGCAACACATGAGAATCTCATTTCCAACGATATCATCAGGCctactcatttaacacataaacATGTAATTCTCTATTAACTACAGTAATAACTATCTAATCAATTatcatgaaaattaattaattgataatttgtaacagattttaattcaaaatttatgataataaagataggaaattataataagatttttatttattaaaatataaaattatattttaaattaagataattttatatattaggaTATActctataaaattttgaatttagcattaaagTGTATTTTATGGTTGGAGATCCAAAAAAGATGAGATCTTTAACTATAATGAAGATTGAGATAttcgattatttattttacgataaaaatgtgacattatcgttttatttttttttctcaatatttttttctcatcgAATCACATAAAACTTAATCGATAAtagtataaaaacaaaaaaaaatattaaaatacaaaaatatggttacaaacacataaataaattaaaataaaattcataacacAACATcaatcaaaacaataacaattaaaattataaaaaataaaaacaacaagataaatttatcaataatttatcacaataataattatttcccATAAACAAGTTTGAGTTTACGGGTTAGAAAACTCCAACATCTTTTGGGTCACAATGGCATTTAAATTCAATAGAGACATCTTGAGATGTTCAAGTTGTTGATAACTCATCTCTTTATTCGATCTCTCCCACCATCTTTGATCCTGCCCAGCTTTCTTGTCGTGATCTATCTGCTTCGCATGCTGCTCCTCAACCTCCATCAATTCCTCAACCTGCATAAAATTAGCATTTAGTTCCCTAATGTTTGATGACCGATTAGATTCAATCATTTGTTGAGTTTCACAGGAAAGCCCCGTCGGAGAGGATGAACCAAATAATCGCCCAACTATTTCATCTACACTGGGATGACCGTAGGAGAACACTCTGTTTGTTGGTGAAAATACTAGAAGTAAAACTTCAGCCCCACATAGTGTGATAAGCTCGCTGAATTTCTTGAAAAGCCCACTTTTTCTTTTGCAAAATGTCACCTTAAGATTACTC from Impatiens glandulifera chromosome 9, dImpGla2.1, whole genome shotgun sequence includes the following:
- the LOC124915844 gene encoding agamous-like MADS-box protein AGL62 — encoded protein: MAKMKNESNLKVTFCKRKSGLFKKFSELITLCGAEVLLLVFSPTNRVFSYGHPSVDEIVGRLFGSSSPTGLSCETQQMIESNRSSNIRELNANFMQVEELMEVEEQHAKQIDHDKKAGQDQRWWERSNKEMSYQQLEHLKMSLLNLNAIVTQKMLEFSNP